The Brasilonema sennae CENA114 genome includes a region encoding these proteins:
- a CDS encoding S-layer homology domain-containing protein: MFGRFRWQSGCAAFMILGITTGTIAPLVIPTASFAQTSFTDVQSNYWAAEFIGQLAQRGIIAGFPDGSFRPEEAVTRAQFAAMIGKAFRKAPERQAVGFYDVPSNYWASSAIANAYTTGFLSGYPGNRFEPNQNILREQVLVSLSNGLNYNVSGNTDSILQNYNDASNISGYARTPIAAATEKQIVVNYPNAKFLSPNTTATRAQVAAFLYQALVSFNKAATINSAYIVTFAEPTLSKPLGEPTPSKPVGEPTPSKPVTVTIPEGTVIPIRYEKAEKILVTKDETAPLTLTVAQNVVTDKGNLLIPAGSQVVGELRPVKNKGGSQFVAQKLVLTNNGQEYPINATSEVITKTQTIKKGTNTQTILRNSALGAGAAAAVSLVIGDKAISAGEVLGGAAIGGLVGLFFGKKSVELIAIDPNTDLQMTISENFQISLK; the protein is encoded by the coding sequence ATGTTTGGTCGCTTTCGTTGGCAATCTGGATGTGCTGCATTCATGATTTTGGGCATAACAACAGGAACTATCGCACCTCTAGTGATACCCACAGCATCTTTTGCCCAAACAAGTTTTACTGACGTTCAATCTAACTATTGGGCAGCAGAATTTATTGGACAACTGGCACAGCGAGGTATTATTGCTGGCTTTCCAGATGGCAGTTTCCGCCCAGAGGAAGCAGTCACACGTGCTCAATTTGCTGCGATGATTGGCAAAGCTTTCCGAAAAGCACCAGAACGGCAGGCAGTCGGATTTTACGATGTGCCAAGCAATTATTGGGCATCGAGTGCGATTGCGAATGCATACACCACTGGTTTTTTATCTGGATATCCTGGCAATCGTTTCGAGCCTAACCAAAATATTCTCCGCGAACAGGTTTTAGTTTCTCTCTCTAACGGTTTAAATTACAACGTTAGCGGTAACACCGACAGCATCTTACAAAATTACAACGACGCTTCTAACATTTCTGGCTATGCCCGTACCCCTATTGCTGCAGCTACAGAGAAGCAAATTGTTGTCAACTATCCTAATGCTAAATTCCTAAGTCCCAATACAACTGCAACTCGGGCACAAGTAGCAGCTTTTCTCTACCAAGCACTCGTGAGTTTCAATAAAGCCGCAACAATCAACTCAGCCTACATTGTGACTTTTGCCGAACCGACTCTATCAAAACCACTAGGCGAGCCGACTCCATCAAAACCAGTAGGCGAACCGACTCCATCAAAACCAGTCACGGTGACAATTCCTGAAGGAACTGTTATTCCTATAAGGTATGAAAAAGCAGAAAAGATTCTTGTGACTAAGGATGAAACAGCTCCTTTAACTCTGACTGTGGCGCAAAACGTTGTCACTGATAAAGGAAACTTGCTCATTCCAGCAGGTAGTCAAGTGGTTGGTGAGCTTCGTCCCGTCAAAAACAAGGGTGGTTCTCAATTCGTTGCCCAAAAACTCGTTTTAACCAACAATGGTCAAGAGTATCCAATCAATGCGACTTCTGAAGTGATTACTAAGACCCAAACTATCAAAAAAGGCACCAATACACAAACAATTCTTAGGAATAGTGCACTTGGCGCAGGCGCAGCGGCGGCGGTTTCGCTTGTAATTGGCGATAAGGCTATTAGTGCTGGAGAAGTTCTGGGGGGGGCTGCTATCGGTGGATTAGTTGGTCTGTTCTTTGGTAAAAAGAGTGTTGAGTTAATCGCCATTGATCCAAACACTGACCTACAAATGACTATTAGTGAAAACTTTCAGATTTCGTTGAAATAG
- a CDS encoding DUF3155 domain-containing protein, whose amino-acid sequence MARRRKRKSRRRQEGRRILEHVPQFSIESGEDKPVTAARKFIQAEGILPPALLLVKRNEHTTDRYFWAEKGLFGAQYVEENHFLFPSLRVLEAPPGQESLAVASR is encoded by the coding sequence TTGGCAAGAAGACGCAAGAGAAAGAGTCGTCGTCGCCAAGAAGGGCGGCGAATTTTAGAGCATGTGCCTCAATTTAGCATTGAAAGCGGTGAAGATAAGCCTGTGACAGCAGCTAGAAAATTCATTCAAGCTGAGGGAATCTTGCCACCCGCTTTGCTACTTGTAAAGCGAAACGAACACACAACAGACCGTTATTTCTGGGCTGAAAAGGGGCTGTTTGGAGCTCAATATGTTGAAGAAAATCACTTTTTATTTCCTAGCCTGAGGGTACTCGAAGCCCCTCCAGGTCAGGAGTCACTGGCTGTTGCTAGTCGTTAA
- a CDS encoding peptidase domain-containing ABC transporter, producing MTYTKTTIHDFLAELFPFDQLPTATLTKLGEKVQLLRYSMGQTILLPEHIPAQISILYEGQARLLSYAPHTQTPVTLQLLKKGDILGWTSLLRGIPCETVIASTETICLTLEATEFLDLLKHNPTFAKGFENRCSVSEVFELLGAELAQQADSKVILLSSGASDIKELTFKVLKEAVVFTLPQGKTLLKQLDSNLVWFVSGGKLKNLPVGSRLQLKDGPTQLNVSDKKSAVRLVGIPKATLSPKASRSTEESTQRNLEKNLSLEDIPLGPKRPPKLVAKIDSDDERCGSRRLRRSPSHKYPYIHGRGSVEATLACFQMLSQYWHIPFRQDVIRKVVNNQIQRTQSLSLQLCGAVAELMGLNAQLIHIPASAVTRLQAPAIIRWQDSFAILYEISEQKLILAIPESGIVQQKPAKFIENWGDEGQVLLLKPTKSTPKQRFSLRWFIPSLFKYRKVLFEVLLASFFVQIFTLANPLIIQVIIDKVIIQNSFDTLHVMGILLLILAVFEGLLTSLRTYLFVDTTNRIDLTLGSEIIDHLLRLPLRYFERRPVGELATRANELENIRSFLTGTALTVVLDAVFSLIYILVMMVYSWLMTLVALATVPLFALLTALVSPIVRRQLREKAVRNAQTQSYLVEVLSGIQTVKAQNIELRSRWQWQEHYSQYVTAGFQTVITSTTASATSHFLNQVSGLLILWMGSYLVLQGQLSLGQLIAFRIIASYVTAPLLRLTQLWQNFQETALSLERLADIVDTPIEADETDRNNIPMPAIKGAVTYENVSFRFNPSGPLQLVNINLDFTPGQFVGIVGQSGSGKSTLMKLLPRLYDIESGRILIDDYDIAKVELYSLRRQIGMVLQDSLLFDGTVQENIALTNPDATTEEIIEAAKIAAAHDFIMSLPNGYNTRVGERGSALSGGQRQRIAIARTVLQNPHLLVLDEATSALDYHSERQVCLNLAKAFQGRTVFFITHRLSTVKHADVILLLDKGAAVEQGTHAQLMAQRGRYYCLYQQQETQL from the coding sequence ATGACTTACACCAAAACTACTATTCACGATTTTTTGGCTGAATTATTCCCATTCGATCAATTGCCAACAGCAACCCTAACAAAATTAGGCGAAAAAGTACAGCTTTTGCGCTACAGCATGGGTCAGACAATTCTCCTGCCCGAACACATACCAGCTCAAATATCCATTCTCTACGAAGGACAAGCACGCCTATTAAGTTACGCTCCTCACACCCAGACGCCTGTGACACTACAATTACTTAAAAAAGGAGACATCCTAGGTTGGACTAGCTTGCTACGAGGGATTCCTTGTGAGACGGTCATTGCCTCTACTGAAACAATCTGTTTAACTTTAGAAGCGACAGAGTTTTTAGACCTGCTAAAACATAACCCTACTTTTGCAAAAGGCTTTGAGAATCGCTGTAGTGTGAGCGAAGTTTTTGAGCTATTGGGTGCTGAACTGGCGCAGCAAGCTGATAGCAAAGTTATACTGCTTTCCTCTGGTGCATCCGATATTAAAGAACTGACTTTCAAAGTCTTAAAGGAAGCAGTTGTTTTCACCCTTCCACAGGGCAAAACTCTTCTAAAACAACTAGACTCCAATCTAGTCTGGTTTGTCAGTGGTGGAAAGCTGAAGAATCTTCCTGTGGGAAGTCGCTTACAACTAAAGGATGGACCAACCCAATTAAACGTCTCTGATAAGAAGAGTGCGGTTCGCTTGGTGGGTATCCCAAAAGCAACTCTTTCTCCAAAAGCTTCTAGAAGCACAGAAGAATCAACACAGAGAAATTTAGAAAAAAATTTATCGCTGGAAGATATACCATTAGGACCGAAGCGTCCTCCTAAGCTGGTAGCAAAAATAGATTCTGATGATGAGCGATGCGGAAGCCGCCGCCTTCGGCGATCGCCATCGCACAAATATCCTTATATCCACGGCAGAGGTTCAGTAGAGGCAACTTTAGCTTGCTTCCAGATGCTGAGTCAATATTGGCACATTCCCTTTCGCCAAGATGTGATTCGCAAAGTCGTCAACAATCAGATTCAGCGCACTCAAAGCCTTTCGTTACAACTATGCGGTGCTGTGGCTGAATTAATGGGGTTAAATGCTCAATTAATCCATATTCCAGCATCAGCTGTGACAAGATTGCAAGCTCCAGCCATCATTCGCTGGCAGGATAGTTTCGCAATCCTTTACGAAATCAGCGAACAAAAGCTGATACTTGCAATACCGGAAAGTGGCATTGTGCAGCAAAAGCCAGCCAAGTTTATCGAAAACTGGGGTGATGAAGGTCAAGTATTGCTGCTTAAACCTACCAAATCTACTCCTAAGCAGCGGTTTAGTTTACGTTGGTTTATCCCTTCTCTTTTTAAATACCGCAAAGTTCTTTTTGAAGTCCTGCTTGCTTCATTTTTTGTCCAAATCTTTACTTTAGCGAATCCTTTAATTATCCAGGTGATTATTGATAAAGTCATTATTCAAAACAGCTTTGATACTTTGCATGTTATGGGAATTTTGCTGTTAATTCTAGCTGTTTTTGAAGGGCTTTTAACGAGTCTCCGTACTTATTTATTTGTCGATACGACTAACCGGATTGACCTGACTTTAGGATCAGAAATTATTGACCATCTGTTGCGTCTACCCTTGCGCTATTTTGAAAGACGACCTGTAGGAGAACTCGCAACAAGAGCGAATGAACTCGAAAATATTCGTTCATTCCTAACAGGAACTGCTTTAACTGTGGTGTTAGATGCGGTTTTTTCCCTCATCTACATTTTGGTGATGATGGTTTACAGTTGGCTGATGACTCTTGTGGCTTTGGCAACTGTTCCCTTGTTTGCACTGCTCACGGCGTTGGTTTCCCCGATTGTGCGACGACAACTGCGAGAGAAAGCTGTGCGTAATGCCCAAACTCAGTCCTATTTGGTGGAGGTGCTGTCAGGTATCCAAACCGTGAAAGCACAAAATATTGAGTTGCGATCGCGCTGGCAATGGCAAGAACACTACAGTCAGTATGTGACTGCTGGTTTTCAAACTGTGATCACTTCCACGACTGCCAGTGCCACTAGCCATTTTCTCAACCAAGTTTCTGGTTTATTAATCCTGTGGATGGGATCTTACTTAGTACTTCAGGGACAACTAAGCCTAGGACAACTCATCGCCTTCCGCATCATTGCCAGCTATGTCACTGCTCCTTTACTACGATTAACCCAACTGTGGCAAAACTTCCAAGAAACGGCTCTCTCTCTAGAACGCCTCGCCGATATTGTGGATACTCCCATTGAAGCTGACGAAACAGATCGCAATAACATTCCTATGCCTGCCATCAAAGGCGCTGTCACGTATGAAAATGTCTCGTTTCGCTTTAACCCCAGTGGTCCCCTTCAGCTTGTGAATATTAACCTCGATTTTACACCTGGACAGTTTGTTGGCATTGTCGGACAGAGTGGTTCTGGTAAAAGCACCTTGATGAAGCTTTTACCTCGACTTTATGACATTGAGTCCGGCAGAATTCTCATTGATGACTATGACATTGCCAAGGTAGAACTTTATTCCCTGCGCCGTCAGATAGGGATGGTGCTTCAGGACTCACTCTTGTTTGATGGTACTGTACAGGAAAATATTGCCCTGACAAATCCAGATGCCACAACAGAAGAAATTATTGAGGCTGCTAAAATTGCTGCTGCCCATGATTTTATTATGTCTTTGCCGAATGGCTATAACACCAGAGTCGGGGAGAGAGGTTCAGCTTTATCTGGAGGACAACGACAGCGAATTGCGATCGCTCGTACAGTTTTACAAAACCCCCATTTACTCGTTCTCGACGAAGCCACCAGTGCCCTAGATTACCATTCTGAACGGCAGGTATGCCTCAATTTAGCAAAAGCGTTCCAGGGGCGTACGGTCTTTTTCATTACCCATCGTTTAAGCACTGTCAAACATGCTGATGTCATTTTGCTGCTCGATAAAGGAGCAGCTGTGGAACAAGGAACTCACGCACAACTGATGGCTCAAAGAGGTCGTTATTACTGCCTTTATCAGCAGCAAGAAACACAACTTTAA
- a CDS encoding conjugal transfer protein TrbI produces the protein MSQFHRWKTGSAALMAMAITTGSIAPMFMFAPASAQVIFNGQRTQTPSGRVSIPAGFTVPMTYDKDKIVVTPDETTRIKLKVARNLVDSSRNVLIPEGSEIEGQLQPVTRNGQKGTYFVAQELILPNGERQSINATSRAITRKEEISKGGRTDKIIQDAAIGAGAASVISLITGDRKIQPLEPILGAGAGAAASVLLRRKKTEVIVIEPQRGDLDLTLRSSLFVPRGYY, from the coding sequence ATGAGTCAATTTCATCGTTGGAAAACAGGAAGCGCTGCACTCATGGCAATGGCAATAACAACAGGCTCCATTGCACCCATGTTTATGTTTGCTCCTGCTTCTGCACAAGTAATCTTTAATGGTCAAAGAACACAAACACCATCAGGAAGAGTTTCAATTCCTGCTGGATTTACAGTGCCAATGACATATGACAAAGATAAAATTGTTGTCACTCCTGATGAAACGACACGTATAAAACTGAAAGTCGCAAGAAACCTTGTAGACAGTTCACGAAATGTGTTAATTCCTGAAGGAAGTGAAATTGAAGGACAATTGCAACCAGTCACCAGAAATGGTCAAAAAGGTACTTATTTTGTCGCTCAAGAGTTAATACTTCCTAATGGTGAACGACAGTCTATTAATGCAACTTCTCGGGCTATTACCAGAAAGGAAGAAATTAGTAAAGGAGGTAGAACAGATAAAATCATCCAAGATGCTGCTATTGGTGCAGGTGCGGCTAGTGTGATTTCACTGATAACAGGTGACCGCAAAATTCAACCGCTCGAACCTATACTTGGTGCTGGTGCAGGTGCTGCAGCAAGTGTTCTACTCAGACGCAAAAAGACTGAAGTTATCGTTATTGAACCCCAAAGAGGAGATTTAGATCTGACTCTGCGCTCTAGTTTGTTTGTACCCCGTGGTTACTACTAG
- a CDS encoding sensor histidine kinase — MLMSTSSEFVALCREQLALLAQGLEASLSVVYLTQEFIEASTSEAKLIPVVVYPETAVEQHLASALVLPTSIPISNPNWASYRSASVTLDKTLYSRTGDVFNQKHNRNNLRLLKAAEDFPARSQESATGDTAPPHSTEGEEYLFKGDQIVLPLVHEDVMMGLLVTVREDRVWNEQERSQIERVAQTLCLACILDQRRAWLHQQLQQQQIFQEKQQDLLDNLLHQLRNPLTALRTFGKLLLKRLRPGDANREVATSIVRESDRLKELLQQLDEVIDLSAEDLDPLRLPQKEVLVEANVQKDFIAPLLLPGAGEKEVNCSVVNILEPLLVSARAIAQERNLQLISEIPRNLPLVRANTKALREVLSNIIDNALKYTPTCGKILIQTRQEKLHFQGIAISDTGPGIPPQDLQHLGERHYRGVQAQTEIPGTGLGLSIAKQLIQQMQGEIQVFSPALTSLSSSPDAPGTTFIIWLPVANSKS; from the coding sequence ATGTTAATGTCTACCAGTTCTGAGTTTGTTGCTCTATGCCGAGAGCAATTGGCACTGTTAGCTCAAGGGCTGGAAGCATCTTTGAGCGTTGTTTATTTAACGCAAGAATTCATAGAGGCTTCGACAAGTGAAGCGAAGCTGATTCCTGTGGTAGTTTATCCAGAAACAGCAGTGGAACAGCACTTAGCTAGTGCTTTGGTATTGCCCACCTCAATACCTATTTCAAATCCTAATTGGGCTTCGTATCGTTCCGCCTCTGTCACGTTGGATAAAACACTGTATTCTCGTACGGGTGATGTGTTCAACCAGAAACACAACCGCAATAACCTTCGGTTATTGAAAGCAGCAGAGGATTTTCCCGCCCGATCGCAAGAAAGTGCCACAGGAGATACAGCACCACCGCATTCAACAGAGGGAGAAGAATATTTATTCAAAGGCGACCAAATTGTTTTACCTCTTGTTCATGAAGATGTGATGATGGGTTTGCTCGTCACAGTCAGAGAAGACCGAGTATGGAATGAACAAGAAAGGAGTCAAATAGAACGAGTTGCCCAAACACTATGCCTTGCCTGTATTTTGGATCAGCGTCGAGCATGGTTGCACCAGCAATTGCAACAACAACAAATTTTTCAAGAAAAACAGCAAGATTTACTAGATAATTTATTGCATCAGCTTCGTAACCCATTAACAGCATTGCGTACCTTTGGCAAACTGTTGCTAAAGCGACTGCGACCAGGCGATGCTAACCGCGAGGTAGCAACTAGTATTGTGCGGGAAAGCGATCGCCTCAAAGAATTGTTGCAACAGTTGGATGAAGTTATTGACTTGAGTGCAGAAGATTTAGACCCATTAAGGTTACCGCAAAAAGAAGTGCTTGTGGAAGCAAACGTACAAAAAGATTTCATAGCACCGCTCTTGTTGCCCGGTGCAGGAGAGAAAGAAGTTAATTGTTCTGTAGTAAATATCTTGGAACCATTGTTAGTATCAGCCAGAGCTATTGCTCAAGAAAGAAATTTGCAACTCATATCCGAAATTCCCCGTAACTTACCTCTGGTACGCGCTAACACCAAAGCATTACGAGAAGTACTCAGCAATATCATTGACAATGCTTTAAAATATACTCCCACTTGCGGCAAAATTTTGATCCAAACCAGACAAGAAAAACTTCATTTTCAGGGAATCGCCATTAGTGACACTGGTCCTGGTATTCCACCACAAGATTTACAGCATCTTGGAGAGCGTCATTACCGAGGTGTTCAAGCTCAAACCGAAATTCCTGGCACGGGATTAGGATTATCAATTGCCAAACAGCTCATACAACAAATGCAGGGCGAAATACAAGTTTTTAGCCCTGCTTTAACTTCGCTTAGCTCATCACCTGATGCACCAGGAACGACTTTTATTATTTGGTTACCTGTTGCTAATAGTAAGTCCTGA